The window GGTAGGCGTGCACGTCCTCCAGGTCGCCCGTGTTGAGCGGCCGGAGCAGCAGCCGCTCGGTGCGGAGCTGCTCGGCGGCATACGGGAGGCCGGTGGCGCCATGCGGCGCGACGGCGGTCGTGGTTGCTTCGTCGCTCACGGTCGCTCCTTACGCGGTCGGTTCAGGATGCTGCGGACTCGTCGTCCACGGCGGAGAGTCGGGGGCGGGAGGCGGCTTCGGCCTCGACGTCGACGCCGAAGAGGGCGGCCACGCCGTCCACGAACGCGGACGCGTCGCCGTTGCGGGCGAGCTCCCGGGCGCGGACGGACGGAGTGTGCAGCAGCACGCCGGCGAGGTGGCGCAGGGCCGCCTCGGTCTGCTCGCTGCCGTCGCCGCGGCCGCGCGCCCGATCGATCTCGGCGTCCAGCACGTCGAACACGTGCTTCCGCAGCGCGACGAGGGCGGGCGTGACAGCCTGCTCCGCGGTCCGCGCGCGGTACTCGGCGGCCGCGGCGTCCACGATGCTGCGTGCGTCGTCGGCGGCCTGCAGCTCCTTGAGCGGCGCGTGCAGCGTGATGGTCTCGAGGTCGAGGAGTTCGACGCCGAGCAGTTCGGAGACGGCCGGGTCGACGTTGCGGGGGAGCCCTAAGTCGATGACCAGGCGGCGCTCCAGCGCTCCCGGACGGGTGAGCGCGTCGGCCAGGACGGATCGGGTCAGCACGTAGTCGGTGACCGCCGAGCAGGTGACGACGAGGTCGCTCTCGGCGAGCGCATCCACCAGGCCGTCGGAGGCGACGGGGAGGATGTCGTGCGAGCGGGCGAACTTCGGCGCACGGCCGGAGGGGGAGTACACCCGCACGTCGGTCGCTCCGCGGTCGCGGAGGGCGGCCAGGCTGGCGCCCGCGTACTTGCCGGTCCCGACGAGGAGCACCCGGGTCTGCGACCAGTCGCTGACGCGGCTCTCGGCGAGGTCGAGCGCGAGCCGAACCATCGAGCGGCCGGCCGACATGATCCCTGTACGGTTCTTCACGCCGCGGGACGTGCGCGAGGCCACCTGGAACACCCGCTCGAGCTCGCTGGTCACCGATCCGGCGGCGCGCGCCGACTCGAGGGCGCGACGCACCTGGCCGGCGATCTCGCCCTCGCCCACCACGACGGACTCGAGCCCGCTGGTCACGGCGAAGAGGTGCTCGGCGACCGCGTGGTCGCTGTAGACGGCGCTCGCCGCGCGCAGGGTGTCCGGGTCGATGCCGGCGGCGCTGCTCACCGCGTCCAGCACGGCTTCGGTCGAGACGGCGCGGGCCGCGGGCAGCGGCTCGTCGATCTCGAGGTAGGCCTCGAACCGGTTGCAGGTCGCGAGCACGACCGAGCCCGAGACGATGTCGCTGTGCTCCGAGAGTGCGGCGGTGATGGCCGGAGCGTGACGCTCGAGCCGTTCCAGGAGGTCGAAGTCCGCCGTCCGGTGACTCGACGAGAAGCACAGAAGCACGACGAAAGCCTACGCTCGCGTCCGGCCAACCTCGAATCGGCGCCCAGTCGGCGGTTAGCCCAGCGCGCGCCCAGACACCACCCTGGCAGAATCGTGGGGTGACCTCCCTCCCACCCGAGCATCCCCTCGCCTCCGGGCGCACCCCGAACAGCCCGCTCGTCCGCGCCTACCAGGGCGACCGGCCGGAGGTGACCCCGGTCTGGTTCATGCGGCAGGCCGGGCGTTCGCTCCCCGAGTACCGCGAGCTGCGGGTCGGCACCCGCATGCTCGACGCCTGCCTCGATCCGGCGATGGCGAGCGAGATCACGCTGCAGCCGGTCCGCCGGCACGGGGTGGATGCGGGCATCTTCTTCAGCGACATCGTCGTGCCGCTGAAGCTCGCAGGCGTCGACGTGGAGATCCAGCCGGGCAAGGGCCCGGTCTTCGCGCAGGCCGTGCGCACGGCGGAGGACGTCGACCGGCTGACCGCCGTCGACCCCGCCGCCCTCGGCGCCGACGTCTTCACGCCCATCCAGGAGGCCGTGCGGCTGACCATCGCGGAGCTGGACGAGACGCCGCTCATCGGCTTCGCCGGAGCGCCGTTCACCCTGGCGGCGTACCTGGTCGAGGGTGGTCCGTCGAAGGACCACATCCGGGCTCGTACCCTCATGCACGCCGACCCGGAGGCGTGGGCGCGGCTCATGGCCTGGACGGCCGACATCTCGGGCGCCTTCCTGCGCGCCCAGGTGCTCGCCGGCGCCAGCGCGGCGCAGCTGTTCGACTCGTGGGCCGGATCCCTGTCGTTGCACGACTACGTCACGCATGTCGCGCCTGCGTCCGCGCGGGCCCTGTCGCACGTGCGCGACCTCACCTACGAGGTGGCCGGCGCCGCTGCGGAGGAGGGCGGCGTCGCCGAGGCCGAGGTTCGGAACGTGCCGCTGGTGCACTTCGGCGTCGGGACCGGAGAGCTGCTGAAGGCGATGCACGAGGCCGGGGCCGACACCGTCGGTGTCGACTACCGCATCCCGCTCGACGAGGCCAGCCGGCGGCTGGGTCATGTCGTTCCGGTGCAGGGCAACGTCGACCCGGCGATGCTCGACGCCCCCTGGCCGGTGCTCGAGGCCCACGTCCGCGACGTGCTCGACCGCGGACGCGAGGCCCCGTCGCACGTGCTCAACCTCGGCCACGGCGTGCCGCCGGAGACCGACCCGGCCGTGCTGACCCGGGTCGTCGAGCTGGTCCACGGGTGGCGCCCGGAATGAGCGACGTGCCCGATCTCCCGGGCGACGGCCCGGTGACCGAGGACGAGGTCGGCGAGGAGCTCCGCCATGTGGTGGAGGCGCCGCCGACGCGCATCGTCGTGGTCGGCGGGGGAGTGGCGGGTCTGGTGGTCGCGCGCGAGTGCGCACGTCCCGGGTTCGAGGTCGCGCTGCTGGAGGCGTCGGGCCGGGTCGGCGGCAGCGTCGCACCTCTGTCCCTCGGTGGGATGGTCGTGGACGCGGGCGCGGAGAGCTTCGCCACCCGCGGCGGTCACGTCGCCGAGCTGCTGCACGACCTCGGCCTGGACGACGACGTTGTCCAGCCGAACCCGTCTGGCGCCTGGGTGCGTCACGGCTCGCGCTCCGTCCCGCTTCCCAAGGCCGGACTGCTCGGCATCCCGAGTTCCCCGCTCGCGACGGATGTCGCGGCGGCGATCGGGTGGGGCGGCGCGTTCCGCGCGTACCTCGACCGGCTCATGCCGGTGCTCAAGATCGGGCAGGAGCGGAGTCTCGGCACCCTCGTGCGCAAGCGGATGGGACGGAAGGTCCTCGACCTGCTGGTCGCCCCGGTCGCGACCGGCGTGTACTCGGCATCGCCCGACGACCTCGACATCGACGTGGTCGCACCCGGCCTGAATGCGGCGCTGACCCGGCTCGGCTCGCTCTCGGGAGCGGTCGGTGAGCTGCGGTCCGCCTCCAAGGCCGGAAGCGCGGTCGGCGGCATCCGGGGTGGGATGTGGCGGCTGCCGGAGGCGCTCGTCGCCGACATCGAGGCGCGGGGCGGGATCGTGAGGACGGACTCGCCGGTCGCCTCCATCCGCCCGTGGAGCGTCGCGCCGGAGGCTGAGGCAGCAGACGTCAGCGAGGATGCCGAGGCGCGCCCCGCGCGCTGGCTCCTCACCCTGCGCGACGGCACGCAGCTTCCGGCCGACGCCGTGGTGCTCGCCTCACCGGCCGACGCCTCGCTGGAGCTGCTCGCCGGGCTCGGGGATGAGCTCGCCGCACTGCGCGCGCTCGACTGGCCCCCCGCGTCGAGCGTCGAGCTCGTGACCCTTGTCATCGACGACGCCCGGCTCGCGACAAGCCCGGTCGGCACGGGGGTGCTCGTGGCGGACGTTCCGGGCACGGACGTCCGCGCCAAGGCCATGACGCACTCCAGCGCGAAGTGGGCCTGGGTCGCGGAGGCCGCCGGCCCCGGCCGCCACGTGGTGCGCCTCTCCTACGGCCGCGCCGGACGCACCGACGGGACGTCGACCCTGTCGGACGCCGAACTCCGGGCGATCGCCATCGCCGACGCGGCGCGGCTGCTCAATATTCCGTTCGCGGAATCCGCCGTTAGGGCATTCGCCCGCACCCCCTGGACGAACGCCCTGCCGTATGCGACAGTGGGGCAGCGGGAACGCATCGAGCGCGTCCGCTCCGAGGTCGACGGCGTCGAGGGTCTCGAGGTCACCGGGTCCTGGCTGACCGGAACGGGCCTCGCCTCCGTCATCCCGGATGCTCGCCGCACGGCCGAGCGGGCACGAGGTCTACGGTGGAAAGCCCTGACGGAGGCCTTGCAGGCCGACGGCGGGACGGAACACGGACCGACGGACACGGAATAGGGAGACGGAATGCGCGGCAAGATCCTCTTCATCACCGGAGCGGCGGTGGGCTACGTGCTCGGCGCGCGTGCCGGTCGCCAACGCTACGAGCAGCTGAAGGCCGCGGCCGCGAAGGTCTGGGAGTCGCCGGGAGTGCAGAAGCAGGTGCACTCGGTCGAGGACTTCGTCGCCGACAAGGTGGGAGAGTTCCCCGAGACCGTCTACGTGACGATCAAGAAGTTCGTGGTGCGCGCCAACGAGCGCCGCCGCGAGGCGCGGGCCCCCTACCCGTCGCCGGCCGCCGAGGCGGCCATCCGGGCCGCAGACGGCTCAGGCCCGTCGGCCTCCTGACGGAGTACTGTACGGAAGCGACGAGGGGAGACGCGATGACCGACCCGGTACGGCCCGAGAGTGCGCGCACGAAGTCTCTGGGGCAGCTGGTCTCCGACCTGCCGCGACAGCTCGTCGGGCTGCTGAAGGCGGAGCTCGCCCATCTGAAGGCGGAGTTCGCCGAGAAGGCCAAATATGCCGGGGTCGGCATAGGGCTGCTCATCGGTGCCGCGCTGCTCGCGTTCTACGCGCTCGGCGCGCTGATCGCCGCGGCCATCCTGGGGATCGCGGTCGCGCTCCCCGCGTGGGCGGCCGCGCTGATCGTGTTCGGCGCGCTGATTGTGATCGCCGTCGTGCTCGCGCTCATCGGCATCCGCTCGTTCAAGAAGATGGACGGCCTTGCTCCGTCGCAGACCATCGACAGCATCAAAGAGGACGCGGACGCGCTGAAGGGGCTGGGCAAGTATGACAACTGACCGCAGCGACGTCGACCGGGCGCGCGCCGAGCTGGCCGCGACCGTGGACGCGATCGAGTACAAGCTGAACGTGCCCAAGCGGGCGAGCGAGCGCATCCAGCGCCTCCGCAAGGACAACCCGGCCGCTCTCGCGGGGCTCGCGGTCGGAGCCGCTGTCGCGGTGGCGGGCGCGGTCTGGGGCATCGTGGTCCTCGTCCGACGGTGAGCGCCGGCACGTTTTTGGCCTTCCCAGGTTTCGGAGGGAGACTGTGGGTATGAGTACCCCGGCTGCCGTTCCGGCAGAGTCGTCCGCCCCCGACACCCCCGACGAGAACCCGACCGGCTTCACCCTCTGGGCCGTGCTGCGCCGTGACCCGGCGCGCCCCGACGACCTCGACGGCACGGATGTGCCGACCTTCGTCGACGAGCTCGAAGGCGTCATCGCCGACATCGAGCTGCAGGGGGTGACCACTCGCGGGCTCTACGACGTCTCCGGTCTCCGCGCCGACGCCGATCTGATGATCTGGCTGCACGGTCCCGAGGCCGAGACCCTGCAGTGGGGACTCCGTCAGCTGCGCCGCACGCGCCTCCTGAAGAGCCTGCTCCCGACGTGGAACGCGATGGGCGTGCACCGCGACGCCGAGTTCAACAAGTCCCACGTCCCCGGCTTCCTCCGCAGCAAGGAGGCGCGCAACTGGCTGTGCGTCTACCCCTTCGTGCGCAGCTATGAGTGGTACCTGCTGCCCGACGAGGAGCGCGGCAAGATGCTCGCCGAGCACGGCAGGAAGGGCGCCGCGTTCCGCTCGGTGCTCGCCAACACGGTCGCCTCGTTCGCCCTCGGCGACTACGAGTGGATCCTGCCGATGGAGGCCGACGAGCTCACCGACCTCGTCGACATGATGCGCGAGCTCCGCTACACGGAGGCCCGCCGCCACGTGCGCGAAGAGGTCCCGTTCTTCACCGGCCGCCGCATCGAGGCGGCCGAGGTCGTGGAGGTCCTCCAGTGACCGACGCGCAGACCCCTGACGCCCAGCCCACCCAGCGGGTGCTGGGCGCCACCCCCGCGGCGGCATCCGGCCCGGAGCACGTCACCGAGCCGACCGCCTACGACGCCATCCTGCTCGCGGGATTCGGCGGCCCGGAGGGCCAGGACGACGTCATCCCGTTCCTCCGAAACGTCACCCGCGGGCGCGGCATCCCGGAGGAGCGCCTGGAGGAGGTCGCGCACCACTACCGCCACTTCGGCGGCGTGAGCCCGATCAACGACCAGAACCGCGAGCTGAAGGCGGCCCTGGAGGGGGAGCTCGCCGAGCGCGGCATCGACCTGCCGGTGCTCTGGGGCAACCGCAACTGGGACCCGTACCTGGCGGACGCCCTGCGTGAGGCCGACGAGCGCGGGTTCACCAAGCTCATCGCCATCGCGACCAGCGCCTACTCGTCCTACTCGAGCTGCCGCCAGTACCGCGAGGACTTCGCGGCCGCGCTGGAGTCGACGGGCCTGGAGGGGCGCATCCAGATCGACAAGGTGCGCCAGTTCTTCGACCACCCGGGCTTCGTGGAGCCGTTCATCGAGGGCGTCCGCACAGCGATCGACGAGCTGCAGCAGAAGCTGCCGGGCCTCGACCCCGCGACCGAGGTGCGCATCCTGTACTCGACGCACTCCATCCCCTCCACCGACGCGGCCAAGTCCGGACCCGCGTCGCGCGGCTTCGGCGAGGGCGGCGCGTACGCCGCGCAGCACCTCGCGGTCGCCGAGGTCGTCACGCAGGCCGCGACCGGCGGCACCGTCGAGTGGGATCTGGTCTACCAGTCCCGCTCCGGCCCGCCGTCGATGCCGTGGCTGGAGCCCGACATCAACGACCGGATCGCCGAGCTTCCCGCGCTGGGCGTGAAGGCCGTCGTCATCGTGCCGCTCGGCTTCGTGAGCGACCACATGGAGGTGCTCTGGGACCTCGACAACGAGGCCATGGAGACCAGCGACGAGAACGGCCTGGTCGCCGTCCGCGTCCCGACCCCCGGCACCCACCACGCCTACGTGAAGGGCCTCGTCGACCTGGTGCTGGAGCGGCGCGACGCCGTCCCGGCCGACCAGCGCCCGGCCGTCACCGCGCTCGGCCCCTGGTACGACGTGTGCCGTCCGGGATGCTGCGAGAACGTCCGGCTCGGCTTCAAGCCGGCCGCTGCGGGACTGGCGCCGTGACCGGGACCGTGACGAGGGTCGACGGCGCGGCCGAGCGCCGCGACGGCGTGCTGCGCATCGGCACGCGCGGCAGCGCCCTGGCGGTCGCGCAGACGACCGCGGTCGCCCAGTCGATCGCCCGTGCCACGGGCGCCGACGTCGAGCTCGTCACGGTGACGACGCAGGGCGACACCTCGCGGGAATCGCTGGCGCAGCTGGGCGGCACCGGGGTGTTCGCGACGGCGTTGCGGGATGCGCTGAGCGCCGGGCACGTGGACCTGGTCGTGCACTCGCTCAAGGACCTGCCGACCGCGCCCGCTCCCGGGCTCGTGATCGGCGCCATCCCGAAGCGTGCGGACGCGCGCGACACCCTGTGCGCCCGGGACGGCCTCACGCTGGAGACGCTCCCGGAGGGAGCACGCGTCGGCACGGGATCTCCGCGTCGCGTCGCCCAGCTCAAGGCGCAGCGCCCGGACCTCGACATCGTGGACCTCCGCGGCAACGTCGACACCCGCCTCGGGATGGTCGCGTCCGGTGAGCTGGACGCGGTGGTGCTCGCCGCCGCCGGTCTCAGCCGGCTGGGCCGCCTCGACGCGGTGACCGACTACTTCTCGCTGTCGCTCATGCCGACCGCACCCGGCCAGGGCGCCCTCGCCCTCGAAGTGCGCGCCGGGGATGAGAAGGGCCGCGGCCCGATCGCCCGGGCCCTCTCGGCGGTCGACCACGTCACGAGCCACGCCTCGGTCGTCGCCGAGCGGATCGTGCTCGCCGGACTCGAGGCAGGATGCGCCGCCCCGATCGGCGCCACCGCGCTCGTCGACGACGGCCTCCTCTTCCTCACCGCGACCGTGTACCGGCCCGACGGCTCCGAGCACCTGACCGCCTCCCATGCCGCGACGCCCGACTCGCTCGGCGCCGCCCACCTCGTCGAGGCCGCCCACGACGTCGGCGATCGCGTCGTCGCCGAGCTGCTCGGCGCGGGCGCCGCCGACCTGGCGCCGCTGGGGAGCTCGCGATGACGAACACGGCTCCCACCCCGAAGCCGCTCGCCGGCTGGCGCGTGCTCGTGCCGCGCGGCGGTCCGTGGGGCGACTCCGTCGCCGCCGACCTGCGGTCGAAGGGCGCCTCCCCGGTCGTCGCCGCGATGATCAACTTCGCGCCGACGGCGGACGCGCCGGCCCTGGAGGCCGCCCTCGCCCGGCTCGCGAACGGCGAGTTCGACTGGATGACCGTCACGAGCGCGACCACGGTCGACGTCCTCAGCTCGCAGCGCGCGGTGGTGCCGCCGAGCACCCGCGTCGCCGCCGTCGGCGAGACGACCGCGGCCGCCCTGGCCGCGGCCGGCTACCACGTCGACCTGGTGCCGTCCGAGGACAACTCGGCGCGCGGGCTGCTCGCGGAGTGGGAGGCCGCCACGCAGGGAGCCTTCCCGCTGCGCGTCCTCACGCTCCGGTCCGAGATCGCCAAGCCGCTGCTCACCGAAGGCCTCCGCCGGATCGGCCACGACGTGGAGTCGGTCGTCGCGTACCGCACGGTCGGCGTCCCGGTGCCGGAGAACGTGGTCACGGAGGTCCGCGACGGACTGTTCCAGGCGATCCTCGTGACCAGCGGCTCGGTGGCCGAGCAGGTGCAGCAGCAGCTGGGCCCGGTGCCGGAGTCGACGCTGATCGCCGCGATCGGCCCGCAGACGGCCCGCGACGCCCGCGCCTTCGGTCTGCGGGTCGACGTCATCGCGGCCGAGCGCACCGCCGCATCCCTCATCGACGCCGTCGTGCAGGTCGCGCTCTCCCGGGCGGTCGACACCTCCGACGACGAGTACTGACACCGAACCGGCTACCCGGACCGTTCGGCAGCCGCTCAGCCACGCGGGCGTAGGCTGATGTGAGTGAGTGAACTGCATCCCGTCATCCGTCCCCGACGGCTGCGGCAGTCCCCGGCGATGCGCCGGCTGACCGCGGAGACCCGCCTCCACCCCGCCGAGCTGATCCTTCCGCTCTTCGTGCGCGAGAGCGCCACCGAGCCCGTCCCCATCGGCTCGATGCCCGGCGTCTCGCAGCACAGCCTCGACTCGCTGAAGCGCGTCGCGAACGAGGCCGCGGAGGCCGGCGTCGGCGGCCTGATGCTCTTCGGCGTGCCGGAGACCCGCGACGCGGTCGGCTCCGCGGCGACCGACCCGGACGGCATCCTCAACGTC is drawn from Leifsonia shinshuensis and contains these coding sequences:
- the hemE gene encoding uroporphyrinogen decarboxylase translates to MTSLPPEHPLASGRTPNSPLVRAYQGDRPEVTPVWFMRQAGRSLPEYRELRVGTRMLDACLDPAMASEITLQPVRRHGVDAGIFFSDIVVPLKLAGVDVEIQPGKGPVFAQAVRTAEDVDRLTAVDPAALGADVFTPIQEAVRLTIAELDETPLIGFAGAPFTLAAYLVEGGPSKDHIRARTLMHADPEAWARLMAWTADISGAFLRAQVLAGASAAQLFDSWAGSLSLHDYVTHVAPASARALSHVRDLTYEVAGAAAEEGGVAEAEVRNVPLVHFGVGTGELLKAMHEAGADTVGVDYRIPLDEASRRLGHVVPVQGNVDPAMLDAPWPVLEAHVRDVLDRGREAPSHVLNLGHGVPPETDPAVLTRVVELVHGWRPE
- the hemQ gene encoding hydrogen peroxide-dependent heme synthase; this encodes MSTPAAVPAESSAPDTPDENPTGFTLWAVLRRDPARPDDLDGTDVPTFVDELEGVIADIELQGVTTRGLYDVSGLRADADLMIWLHGPEAETLQWGLRQLRRTRLLKSLLPTWNAMGVHRDAEFNKSHVPGFLRSKEARNWLCVYPFVRSYEWYLLPDEERGKMLAEHGRKGAAFRSVLANTVASFALGDYEWILPMEADELTDLVDMMRELRYTEARRHVREEVPFFTGRRIEAAEVVEVLQ
- the hemG gene encoding protoporphyrinogen oxidase — translated: MPDLPGDGPVTEDEVGEELRHVVEAPPTRIVVVGGGVAGLVVARECARPGFEVALLEASGRVGGSVAPLSLGGMVVDAGAESFATRGGHVAELLHDLGLDDDVVQPNPSGAWVRHGSRSVPLPKAGLLGIPSSPLATDVAAAIGWGGAFRAYLDRLMPVLKIGQERSLGTLVRKRMGRKVLDLLVAPVATGVYSASPDDLDIDVVAPGLNAALTRLGSLSGAVGELRSASKAGSAVGGIRGGMWRLPEALVADIEARGGIVRTDSPVASIRPWSVAPEAEAADVSEDAEARPARWLLTLRDGTQLPADAVVLASPADASLELLAGLGDELAALRALDWPPASSVELVTLVIDDARLATSPVGTGVLVADVPGTDVRAKAMTHSSAKWAWVAEAAGPGRHVVRLSYGRAGRTDGTSTLSDAELRAIAIADAARLLNIPFAESAVRAFARTPWTNALPYATVGQRERIERVRSEVDGVEGLEVTGSWLTGTGLASVIPDARRTAERARGLRWKALTEALQADGGTEHGPTDTE
- a CDS encoding ferrochelatase; translation: MTDAQTPDAQPTQRVLGATPAAASGPEHVTEPTAYDAILLAGFGGPEGQDDVIPFLRNVTRGRGIPEERLEEVAHHYRHFGGVSPINDQNRELKAALEGELAERGIDLPVLWGNRNWDPYLADALREADERGFTKLIAIATSAYSSYSSCRQYREDFAAALESTGLEGRIQIDKVRQFFDHPGFVEPFIEGVRTAIDELQQKLPGLDPATEVRILYSTHSIPSTDAAKSGPASRGFGEGGAYAAQHLAVAEVVTQAATGGTVEWDLVYQSRSGPPSMPWLEPDINDRIAELPALGVKAVVIVPLGFVSDHMEVLWDLDNEAMETSDENGLVAVRVPTPGTHHAYVKGLVDLVLERRDAVPADQRPAVTALGPWYDVCRPGCCENVRLGFKPAAAGLAP
- the hemC gene encoding hydroxymethylbilane synthase, giving the protein MTGTVTRVDGAAERRDGVLRIGTRGSALAVAQTTAVAQSIARATGADVELVTVTTQGDTSRESLAQLGGTGVFATALRDALSAGHVDLVVHSLKDLPTAPAPGLVIGAIPKRADARDTLCARDGLTLETLPEGARVGTGSPRRVAQLKAQRPDLDIVDLRGNVDTRLGMVASGELDAVVLAAAGLSRLGRLDAVTDYFSLSLMPTAPGQGALALEVRAGDEKGRGPIARALSAVDHVTSHASVVAERIVLAGLEAGCAAPIGATALVDDGLLFLTATVYRPDGSEHLTASHAATPDSLGAAHLVEAAHDVGDRVVAELLGAGAADLAPLGSSR
- a CDS encoding uroporphyrinogen-III synthase, whose product is MTNTAPTPKPLAGWRVLVPRGGPWGDSVAADLRSKGASPVVAAMINFAPTADAPALEAALARLANGEFDWMTVTSATTVDVLSSQRAVVPPSTRVAAVGETTAAALAAAGYHVDLVPSEDNSARGLLAEWEAATQGAFPLRVLTLRSEIAKPLLTEGLRRIGHDVESVVAYRTVGVPVPENVVTEVRDGLFQAILVTSGSVAEQVQQQLGPVPESTLIAAIGPQTARDARAFGLRVDVIAAERTAASLIDAVVQVALSRAVDTSDDEY
- a CDS encoding DUF3618 domain-containing protein, with product MTTDRSDVDRARAELAATVDAIEYKLNVPKRASERIQRLRKDNPAALAGLAVGAAVAVAGAVWGIVVLVRR
- a CDS encoding glutamyl-tRNA reductase encodes the protein MLLCFSSSHRTADFDLLERLERHAPAITAALSEHSDIVSGSVVLATCNRFEAYLEIDEPLPAARAVSTEAVLDAVSSAAGIDPDTLRAASAVYSDHAVAEHLFAVTSGLESVVVGEGEIAGQVRRALESARAAGSVTSELERVFQVASRTSRGVKNRTGIMSAGRSMVRLALDLAESRVSDWSQTRVLLVGTGKYAGASLAALRDRGATDVRVYSPSGRAPKFARSHDILPVASDGLVDALAESDLVVTCSAVTDYVLTRSVLADALTRPGALERRLVIDLGLPRNVDPAVSELLGVELLDLETITLHAPLKELQAADDARSIVDAAAAEYRARTAEQAVTPALVALRKHVFDVLDAEIDRARGRGDGSEQTEAALRHLAGVLLHTPSVRARELARNGDASAFVDGVAALFGVDVEAEAASRPRLSAVDDESAAS
- a CDS encoding phage holin family protein — its product is MTDPVRPESARTKSLGQLVSDLPRQLVGLLKAELAHLKAEFAEKAKYAGVGIGLLIGAALLAFYALGALIAAAILGIAVALPAWAAALIVFGALIVIAVVLALIGIRSFKKMDGLAPSQTIDSIKEDADALKGLGKYDN